The following are from one region of the Papaver somniferum cultivar HN1 unplaced genomic scaffold, ASM357369v1 unplaced-scaffold_132, whole genome shotgun sequence genome:
- the LOC113333238 gene encoding uncharacterized protein LOC113333238, with product MGSEAPSGVTVHMTGFKKFHGVAENPTETIVSNLKEYVNKKGMPKGLVLGSCNVLETAGNGALLPLYETLNSALIKPNSESSNSGQVIWVHFGVNSGASRFAIERQAVNEANFRCPDELGWKPQKLPIFPVDGALSRTRETTLPAEEITKALAKMGYDVITSNDAGRFVCNYVYYHSLKFAEQYGIKSLFVHVPLFLTIDEETQMQFAASLLEILASLY from the exons ATGGGTTCAGAAGCTCCTTCGGGCGTAACAGTCCACATGACAGGATTTAAGAAGTTTCATGGAGTTGCAGAaaatccaactgagacaattgtgAGCAACTTAAAAGAGTATGTGAACAAGAAGGGTATGCCGAAAGGCCTTGTTCTTGGGAGTTGCAATGTTCTTGAGACTGCAGGGAATGGGGCTCTTCTTCCCCTCTACGAGACACTGAATTCAGCACTGATTAAGCCGAATTCTGAGTCTTCTAACTCAGGGCAAGTTATCTGG GTTCATTTTGGAGTTAACAGTGGTGCATCAAGGTTTGCCATTGAGCGTCAAGCTGTCAATGAAGCTAATTTCCGCTGCCCTGATGAGCTTGGATGGAAACCTCAG AAACTCCCAATCTTTCCTGTTGATGGAGCTCTTTCACGAACAAGAGAG ACGACACTTCCAGCTGAGGAGATTACGAAAGCATTGGCAAAGATGGGATACGATGTGATAACCTCCAATGATGCAGGTCGGTTTGTATGCAATTACGTGTACTATCATTCTCTTAAGTTTGCTGAGCAATATGGGATTAAATCTTTGTTTGTACATGTTCCTCTTTTCTTGACTATCGATGAGGAGACCCAAATGCAATTTGCTGCATCTTTATTGGAAATACTTGCATCCTTATATTAA